TATTTTATAATTTACTAGGGGAATATCTTCTACTGTTTGAATATATTACTTATATACGCTAAGAAATAACAAAGGAGGGGAACGTTATAGCTAATAGTGTAAGTACTGAAGATAAAAAACAGTTTTTACGGTGGTTTGTAAAGAATTATGTCTTGCAAAGTAGTGAAGCTACTTGGCTGCTAACATATCTATGCTCTGATTCCGAATTATTAAAGCGGATACACTTTGTAGAAGAAGCTAATTTGTCCTTACGTACACTAATTATTTCAACAACCTGTGTGAAAATGAAACCCTTTGTATTTTACAATAAGAAAAAGATCCTATATAACGTAGAAGAAACTTTTATGGAGATTTATGAGAACATAGAAGAT
The sequence above is a segment of the Desulfuribacillus alkaliarsenatis genome. Coding sequences within it:
- a CDS encoding YpiB family protein, which codes for MANSVSTEDKKQFLRWFVKNYVLQSSEATWLLTYLCSDSELLKRIHFVEEANLSLRTLIISTTCVKMKPFVFYNKKKILYNVEETFMEIYENIEDDIYIVLYFKDRQNSPEYASIMERNSKPKINSSITIQADIVIDQAILRYKVYDLYKKIDDAIDKHDKAMFTKLTEELQILLSHNNLADFTPLKS